From Xyrauchen texanus isolate HMW12.3.18 chromosome 36, RBS_HiC_50CHRs, whole genome shotgun sequence, one genomic window encodes:
- the si:dkey-4p15.5 gene encoding zona pellucida-like domain-containing protein 1, protein MIRLAHLIYLTALVLQCDAQGLPACLTSPSYKLAENADMTVTCGTDQMYLKVLLCPIYFGGYNESLMALNAKFNIPACIGRADWTANPPVLQFNFSISQETLSLCGNNINITNQVGSGVFSDFSQIQSVNISGFINSWDLSSSTITYRQQLTYQFSCAYPLQYVVNNTQIAVSGVSLAIKDNNGTFISTLSMNLYSAADYSTKLQVPGSGLQLKTKIYVQVKATNLTNKFNVLLDRCYATTSPYPSSSTSYDLLIGCPRDPQTKIDLNGLSQEARFSFEAFRFMEHKNLTISTFYLHCATRLCENSTCASLIPKCVRKRELQSPINSSDTATISSGPIRTRVDNGVPVTSDIATSSGSTCHVTSFGIATGLLSFFLLDWVSAW, encoded by the exons ATGATCAGGCTAGCCCATCTGATTTACCTTACGGCCCTCGTTCTACAATGTGATGCTCAGGGTCTCCCAGCGTGTCTTACTTCCCCTTCCTACAAACTGGCAG AAAATGCCGATATGACAGTGACATGTGGAACagatcaaatgtatttaaaagttctGCTGTGTCCAATTTACTTCGGAGGATACAATGAATCTCTAATGGCCCTCAATGCTAAATTTAACATCCCAGCCTGCATCGGAAGAGCAGACTGGACTGCCAATCCTCCTGTGTTGCAGTTCAACTTCTCAATCTCTCAGGAAACACTGTCCCTTTGTGGCAACAATATTAAT ATCACAAATCAAGTGGGCTCAGGAGTATTCTCAGACTTCTCCCAAATCCAGTCTGTTAATATCTCTGGATTTATCAATTCCTGGGATCTCAGTAGCAGCACTATCACTTACCGGCAACAACTGACGTACCAGTTTTCATGTGCGTATCCTCTGCAGTATGTAGTCAACAACACTCAGATTGCCGT ATCAGGAGTGAGTCTTGCTATTAAAGACAACAATGGAACCTTCATCAGTACTCTAAGCATGAATCTTTACAGT GCTGCGGACTATAGTACTAAACTCCAGGTACCAGGCTCTGGGCTGCAGTTGAAAACTAAAATATATGTTCAGGTTAAGGCAACAAATCTCACAAACAA GTTCAATGTGCTGCTAGACCGTTGCTACGCCACAACAAGCCCATATCCATCCAGCAGCACCTCCTATGACCTTTTAATTGG GTGCCCTCGTGATCCACAGACAAAGATAGATTTGAACGGGTTATCCCAGGAAGCTCGCTTCTCCTTTGAGGCTTTCCGCTTTATGGAACATAAAAACCTGACCATCTCCACTTTCTATCTGCATTGTGCTACCAGACTCTGTGAGAACTCAACTTGCGCCTCCTTGATTCCG aaatgTGTTCGAAAGAGAGAGCTGCAATCTCCAATCAACTCGAGTGATACAGCCACTATCTCCTCAGGACCCATCAGAACCAGAGTTGACAATG GTGTCCCTGTGACCTCTGATATTG CTACTTCATCAGGATCCACCTGTCATGTGACATCTTTTGGTATAGCCACTGGCTTGTTGAGCTTCTTTCTACTGGACTGGGTGTCTGCATGGTGA